Proteins encoded by one window of Conger conger chromosome 1, fConCon1.1, whole genome shotgun sequence:
- the LOC133128743 gene encoding retinol dehydrogenase 14-like, with product MSTAVILAAVLGGGVLIIARRIFSRGSTLKMLHYPPETMRGKTVIITGANSGIGKATALELVKLHARVIMACRDQQRAEEAAEEIQLEAGPDKGEVVIKNLDLASLKSVHSFCDEIIKEEPRIDVLINNAGIYQCPYSKTEEGFEMQFGVNHLGHFLLTHLLLDLLKRSAPSRVVVVSSKLYKYGDIDFEDLNSERSYNKAFAYSRSKLANLLFTSELAKRLEESGVTVNALTPGIVRTNLGRHVNISFLAKPFFNLASWAFFKSPLEGAQTPVYLACSPDVEGVRGRCFANCKEEELLPKATDEEVARKLWDISEVMVGITK from the exons ATGTCTACTGCGGTAATTCTGGCAGCTGTACTCGGCGGTGGAGTACTGATCATCGCTCGCCGTATATTTTCGAGAGGTTCCACCCTCAAGATGTTGCACTATCCGCCAGAAACGATGCGTGGGAAAACTGTAATAATAACTGGGGCGAATAGCGGCATTGGGAAGGCCACAGCGCTGGAGCTGGTGAAACTGCATGCCCGCGTTATCATGGCCTGTCGGGACCAACAGAGAGCCGAGGAGGCCGCTGAGGAGATACAGCTGGAGGCTGGCCCGGATAAGGGGGAAGTTGTAATCAAAAACCTGGACCTCGCTTCTCTGAAGTCTGTGCATAGCTTTTGTGACGAGATCATCAAG GAAGAGCCCAGGATAGATGTGTTAATCAACAACGCGGGGATCTACCAATGCCCCTACAGCAAAACGGAGGAAGGTTTCGAGATGCAGTTCGGGGTCAACCACCTAGGCCACTTTCTCTTGACTCATCTCTTGCTGGACCTCCTGAAGAGGTCCGCCCCCAGCCGGGTCGTGGTGGTCTCGTCCAAGCTCTACAAGTACGGGGACATCGACTTCGAGGACCTGAACAGCGAGCGGAGCTACAACAAGGCCTTCGCCTACAGCCGCAGCAAGCTGGCCAACCTGCTGTTCACCTCGGAGCTGGCCAAGCGCCTGGAGGAGAGCGGCGTGACCGTCAACGCCCTGACCCCCGGGATCGTCCGCACCAACCTGGGCAGGCACGTGAACATCTCCTTCCTGGCCAAGCCCTTCTTCAACCTGGCCTCCTGGGCCTTCTTCAAGAGCCCTCTCGAGGGAGCGCAGACCCCCGTCTACCTCGCCTGCTCGCCGGACGTGGAGGGCGTCCGGGGGAGGTGCTTCGCCAACtgtaaggaggaggagctgctcCCGAAGGCTACGGACGAGGAGGTGGCCAGGAAGCTCTGGGACATTAGCGAGGTCATGGTGGGGATCACCAAGTGA
- the LOC133139370 gene encoding cytosolic 5'-nucleotidase 1A-like, with product MFPNDEENRWSEDGELRVAFDGDGVLFSDESEIVFKKKGLEAYIKNENDSEDIPLGEGPLRCFLEALVNMEKKFHAKGLYRNCPVQTFLVTSRDPVISGTRVLKTLKSWGLELTQAFFLSGRPKGPPLSMIQPHIFFDDQKPHIDGALKLGVISAHVAYGIGYETYKGACKEGVLTNLGDK from the exons ATGTTCCCAAATGACGAGGAGAACCGCTGGAGTGAAGACGGAGAG CTACGCGTGGCCTTCGATGGAGATGGAGTCCTGTTTTCTGATGAGTCCGAGATTGTTTTTAAGAAGAAAGGGCTGGAAGCCTACATAAAAAATGAGAATGATTCCGAGGACATCCCTCTTGGAGAG GGTCCCCTGAGGTGCTTTTTGGAGGCTCTTGTTAACATGGAGAAAAAATTCCACGCCAAAGGTCTGTATAGAAACTGCCCTGTGCAGACCTTCCTGGTGACATCACGCGACCCAGTCATTTCTGGGACCAGGGTCCTGAAGACCCTGAAGAGCTGGGGTCTGGAGCTCACTCAGGCGTTCTTCTTATCCGGGAGGCCCAAGGGGCCCCCACTGAGTATGATCCAGCCACACATCTTCTTTGATGACCAGAAGCCACACATCGATGGGGCACTTAAGCTGGGGGTCATCTCTGCCCACGTGGCTTATGGGATAGGATATGAGACCTACAAGGGTGCCTGCAAAGAAGGAGTATTAACAAACCTTGGGGACAAATAA